Below is a genomic region from Trichoderma asperellum chromosome 2, complete sequence.
TGGAGAATCATGGAGAATCCGATGTACTGAGACATGGCTCAGCTGTAAAGGCTGCCTGCTACCTTTAACCTGAATCATTTACGTGCAAATTTCTACTCAATGCAATGCCATAAAATGGGCATAGATTTTGATCACTCTTGTTCGTATTATTGGATTTTTTACTCATTAAATTTTACAAAAATTGACTGCAAAATGTAGGTTGTGCAGAGCTTCTTTGCTGTTCCAAGTATATGGCCTGCACCTCCCAAATTCGCTATGCCGCACTTTTCGTCACTTACACGTGCTTTGTTCCTCCTTTCTCCTTCAACATCGCCCGCCCTCACTCCATAACCAAGACGTTCCTAAACCGCGGCTTGCCAGCTTCCAAGCTCTTAACCGCCTTTTCGACCTCGCTGAATGGATACTTCTCAACCATGCATTTCACGCCGTGCGTCAGGGCAAACTGAATTGTCTCCTCGCTGTCCAGCGCATGGCCGCTCGCCCAGCCCTGCACGCTGGCACCCTTCATGATCAGCGTCACGGTGCTCACCTCAACGTTGCCGACGGGCGCAAGACTCAGGATCTTGCCGTTCGGAGCGAGGCCGTCCACAAGAGCGCCGACCACCTTGGGGTTGGGCGCCGTCTGGACAATGATGGAGGCGCCCCCGAGCTTGGTCAGTTCGGCGGCGGAATCGGCGTTGGAAGTGTTGATGTAGTGGTGCGCGCCGAGCTCCTTGGCGAAGGCGGCCTTGTCGTCGCCGTGGGAGAGGACGGCGACCTCGTAGCCCATCTTGCTGGCGAACTGGATGGCCAAGTGGCCCAGGCCGCCGAGGCCCTGCACGGCGACTAGCCGGCCCTGCTCGACTCTCTGCTTGCGGATGCCGTTGAAGACGGTGACTCCGGCGCACAGCAGAGGCGCCGCCTGTGCAGGCTCAATTTCCTTGGGGATCCGGACGACGGCCTCGGCTCGCAGCAGCACGTACTCGGCATAGCCGCCGTCCCGCGAGACGCCGTTGATGACCTCGTTCTTGCAGTACTGGAACTCGCCGCGCTGACACTCCCTGCACACGCCGTCGTGCCCGCCGTGCCACGGCCCGCCCACGCGCTGGCCGACGGAGAGGTTCTTCACGTCGGCGCCGAGCTCGACAATGTCGCCGACGATTTCGTGGCCGGGTGTGCGCGGGAAGACGTCGCCAAAGTGGCCGTAGCCAACCTCCATGTCGGACCAGCAGACGCCGCAGGCGAGGACCTTTACGAGGACCTGGCTAGCGGAAGGGTGCTTCAGGGGCACATCTTGGATGGTGAAGCCGGAGTTTGGCGCGGTAAGAACGACGGCCTTGTAGCTCTTGGGGAGGGAGGATGTCATTTTGTGAGAGATGAGGAAGCCTGATTGGTTCAGAATTACGATTGGATGGGTGAGTGTAATATCTCTATTTGTTGAATCTTTTTATTGAAAGTGCTGACAGGGTGTGTAGTGAATAAACAGGTCAAGCAGCTCTTTGAATATCTTGTATGAGATGGAGCAGCTGTGGAAGAGCTTTAGTAGTAGAGCCTTAGCAGAGCTTTGTGAGAGAGGAGAGCTTGGAGCTATCTCTAATTGAAAAACATGAAGTGAAGGGAATTTATTGAAAGTTATATACTTGTGGACGAAAACTGAAGCTCCGTATTAATACTACTGGCCTAATTAAGAGTTTTGTGTTTCCCAAAACCGGTCAAATATTCGTTTTCAGCTGATAATCCTACCTGGGCAAAATTGCTGCTAATGGTAAACCAAGCAAACTAGTGCGCTGCTGTGAAGTCAGTGTGACTTCATCAGCGTCAAGGGGGGGGGATTCGCAAAAGGTCCAAAGTTTATGAGATAGCTGTGCCTAGAAGTCGGGGGCGCTCGGGGTTAGGACTGGAACGATACTAGGGCCGGGCGTAGCATTGCTTGTGTGATTGTTCTGTATCACAGATGGCATGATTGGGGTTTGGTTGTATCTGACTAAGGTCTACGGAGTAGATGGGAGCTGTAATTCGAATAAAGGTAAAACAAGGCGTCACTCATTTGTGagctatagctagcttttccCCCGAACTGACAAATGTAATGAGGATATCTGATCTCTTCGATGATATTCACGACAAGGTTTAGCTATCACCAACCATATTCCTTAAGCCATTGACCTATGATAAAGCTGAAAAGCCCTGCTTTAGCCTAGGATGGAAAGTAGCCAGGGTATACAGAGGCAGTTTCCATTATTTACTCGGTCGAGTTGATATTATTGCATCTATGTTTATGATTTCCGATTCTTGCTGGACTAAACCTCATATAGGCTATGTGATAATGGGTTGTCTTGATGTCATCTATTTGAGTGGCAATGCTAAGAGCAGCGTGAATCAAAGAGCCTGGTTAGAACAGCACgcctttgcttcttctcacaATAGTCTTTGCTTGCGCTTCATTCCATTAATCTAGGATAGTTCCGTTCCAATACAGTTGATTCACATCGttaatcttcatcttcatcgtgtCATAAATGATACATAGGTTAACTTGCCCAAAACCGACGCTTCGCTCTAGGGTAGCCGCGCTTGCTTCTATGTAGCACTAGTTCGCCATAGCTATTGGCGGCGGGGCAAACTCTCCCCGGCTAATCCTCGCTCCTGGcccccagcccagccaatcACCGCCCTCGCATTTCCGACATCACGGGGCAAAAGAGGcgaatcaatcaatccaTCGATCTAACCTTCAGGTCTCCCCAAACTCCAAACCTCCAGCCTCGCCCAGCTCCCTTAAGCCGCGGCACCCCAATCTTCCTCCCCAGAACAGAACTCGTTCGTTGAGGAAGCCTTTTCCACCTCCGAgtctctgctgctcgccACACATAGCAATCATGCTGCCGGCCACGCGATCTGCGGCCTCAATGGCCCTCCGAGGTGCGTCAAATTTTCCAAGACGATACGAACGACGAATACGCCACCCAATCAACCCTCCCCAGTCGTTTGATACTCAGATGAGCTGACGCCAATGATTTTCCATTTTACAGTCAAGCCTGCCTCTGCGCTGATGCCCTTCcgagctgccgccgccttcACAACAACATCTCAAAAGGATGCCACCTCGTTGACCCCCCACTCGCCCAGCTTCGGCAAGATTCGCAAGGAAGTTCCCCTCCCCAGCGAGGAGGGCACCAAGGGCGTCATCCAATACGCGCTGTACGTAAAAACTACAACATCCATTCCAGATACCAATCTATACGACatatgaaagaaaaaaccaaGAGAAAATCCCAGTTTCACAAATCTAACGATATCTCTGCAGCACCTCCCTCGACATCATCGCCAACTGGGCCCGTCAATCCTCCCTCTGGCCCATGACCTTTGGTCTCGCCTGCTGCGCCGTCGAAATGATGCACCTCTCCACCCCGCGATACGACCAGGATCGTCTCGGAATCATTTTCCGTGCCTCCCCCCGTCAGTCCGACGTCATGATCGTTGCCGGCACCCTCACCAACAAGATGGCTCCCGCCCTGCGCCAGGTCTACGATCAGATGCCCGACCCCCGATGGGTCATCTCCATGGGCAGCTGCGCCAACGGCGGCGGCTACTACCACTACAGCTATAGCGTCGTCCGCGGCTGCGACCGCATCGTCCCCGTCGACATCTACGTCCCCGGATGCCCGCCCACCAGCGAGGCCCTCATGTACGGAATCTTCCAGCTGCAGAGGAAGATGCGCAACACCAAGATTACCCGAATGTGGTACAGGCGGTAAAtaagaagggaagagaatGAAGGTGAAATatgggaagaagacgagaagaaaaggatggGAGAAATTGGCTTTACGTGATTTGAACGGTACAGAGGTACTGAAAAgtatggagatgaagaaatcaCTTATCCAAAGGGGAATGGAGCTATTCGATCATGGGACACGACGGGGGAATTCTTCAAGACGGAAATTCTGAGTCAAACCCCAAACGCAGGAAGAAGCAATATCATACATTGGCTcggtattaatttttttttactatgtTTTCTCCAAATTTGTGTATATACACTCTGGGCTGCATTGAGGTTAGAGGTGTAGTGTAGAGTATCTGCCAGAAAATACTGTACCAATACTACGAGCCACActtgaagaaaataaacagaTGACATGAGTGAACTGGAAAAGATGTGTTATACTGTCGTAAGAGAAAAGCAACCTTGATCAATTTCACTTTATTACAATGAAAAAGTAAACCAACTAAATTATTCCAATtgggaaataaaaaaataaaaaaaaaagtcaaaattCCATTCCATGCCTGCTTTACTATATCTTGCAATACCCTTCAGCTATTATCTTCATCTTTGCGCTCTCCATCATTCATAATCGCAACACCGCCAGCTCATGAATGCATTTGATCGTCGAAAATACGAATGGAACGCCTCAACTGGATCACCCATCTGTCGGCTGATCCAGCCAGCTCAGTCCCACTTTGTACAATCCATTTCTCATGGCCATGCATGTTTTCTCGTTCCATGGCCCGCCTCTTTTCCACATTTGACATCGTATAGCAGCTCCCTTGCCATccccttttgctttcttttctgccgATGCCTAAAGGCGGCGTTGCGAGCCATTCTATCTCAACGCGTCACATCTTGCCTGATAACAATAAAatccgccagcgccaaacCAAAGCCTACCATGTCTGTCTGCTGACTCTTCAACCAAAGCATATATACCCAAATGAggaaatcaaaatcaaaacACTATCAATGAGGGGATAGAAAGGGATTTTTGTTGGGAAGCAAATGCTACGAAACCATCATAGAAAGCTGTGTGATGCGAGCGAGACACATCGTATACCAACCCGCCGTCTATTCTTGGCCAAAGCCCATGGTCTCCTCAACGGCAATTGTAAGCTTCTGTTGTAGCGTTTCCAAAGTTTTATAAGGGGGTAGATCGATGCGGTTGAAGCTATACTTGTGGTTAGCCATCTTTCTTCCATCATGCATCAAGGGAGTTGAACACTTACCAAGTGTGTGCCTTGGGTAGATTAGCCAAGTCACCGGCCTTCTCGATCGTAAACCTTCTGGGACCATCGCTACCCTGAAGATCTTTGAATCCGTTGACTGGGATTCTGGAGGTACCGGTGGTGAACTGCAACAAACGCGACTTCTGCTCGCCGTCCCAGGATCGCACTGTTGCCCAGAAGTTCTGGATAACTTCGTCTG
It encodes:
- a CDS encoding uncharacterized protein (EggNog:ENOG41) is translated as MTSSLPKSYKAVVLTAPNSGFTIQDVPLKHPSASQVLVKVLACGVCWSDMEVGYGHFGDVFPRTPGHEIVGDIVELGADVKNLSVGQRVGGPWHGGHDGVCRECQRGEFQYCKNEVINGVSRDGGYAEYVLLRAEAVVRIPKEIEPAQAAPLLCAGVTVFNGIRKQRVEQGRLVAVQGLGGLGHLAIQFASKMGYEVAVLSHGDDKAAFAKELGAHHYINTSNADSAAELTKLGGASIIVQTAPNPKVVGALVDGLAPNGKILSLAPVGNVEVSTVTLIMKGASVQGWASGHALDSEETIQFALTHGVKCMVEKYPFSEVEKAVKSLEAGKPRFRNVLVME